The proteins below come from a single Runella rosea genomic window:
- a CDS encoding PP2C family protein-serine/threonine phosphatase — MAIKILSMDDELDMEMLIQTRFRKQIREKRYEFIFVHNGVEALEALTEHSDIDIVLSDINMPEMDGLTFLSHLNESKKSRIKAVMVSAHGDMDNIRRAMNLGAFDFITKPINFDDLDITIDKTAGYIEMVIQHEKERDQLVSIQNDLLIARDIQQSMLPKIFPPFPKRKDLDLHGFLEPAKSVGGDLFDFFLIDENHLFFIIGDVSDKGVPACMFMAITKAIFKTHFLHRNYEDIADEVKEVNAFLSEDNDSFMFVTAFVGILDLQTGVVEYVDAGHEPPFILRKDKGVEPVVKTTGMALGIDPDYNYKKQVLTLNPGDTLFMYTDGVTDANNTAGDRFGTHRAEDVLTPFVNAPLPQDINKSIRQHLKDFIGENSQFDDITVLTIQFNGN, encoded by the coding sequence ATGGCAATCAAGATACTAAGTATGGATGACGAATTAGATATGGAAATGCTCATCCAAACTCGATTCAGAAAACAAATTCGTGAAAAAAGATACGAATTCATTTTTGTACACAATGGCGTAGAAGCCCTCGAAGCGTTGACTGAACATTCCGACATCGACATTGTGCTTTCGGATATCAACATGCCCGAAATGGACGGGCTGACTTTTTTGTCGCACCTCAACGAATCAAAAAAATCAAGGATAAAAGCGGTGATGGTTTCGGCCCACGGCGATATGGACAACATCCGCCGGGCCATGAACCTCGGGGCGTTTGATTTTATTACGAAACCCATCAATTTTGATGATTTAGACATTACCATTGATAAAACCGCTGGATACATTGAAATGGTAATTCAGCATGAAAAAGAGCGCGACCAATTGGTTTCGATTCAGAATGATTTGCTCATTGCCCGTGATATTCAGCAATCAATGTTGCCCAAGATTTTCCCACCTTTCCCGAAGAGAAAAGACTTGGATTTACATGGATTTTTGGAACCTGCTAAATCGGTGGGAGGAGATTTATTCGATTTCTTCTTGATTGACGAAAATCACCTTTTCTTCATCATCGGAGATGTTTCGGACAAAGGTGTGCCCGCTTGTATGTTTATGGCTATTACAAAAGCCATTTTCAAAACCCATTTTTTACACCGCAATTATGAAGATATCGCCGACGAAGTAAAAGAAGTCAACGCATTTTTATCAGAGGACAACGACTCTTTTATGTTTGTGACCGCCTTTGTCGGTATTTTGGATCTACAGACGGGCGTGGTTGAATACGTAGATGCAGGCCATGAACCACCCTTTATTTTACGAAAAGATAAGGGAGTTGAACCTGTCGTAAAAACAACAGGTATGGCCCTCGGTATTGATCCCGACTACAACTATAAAAAACAAGTACTGACTTTAAACCCAGGCGATACTCTTTTTATGTACACTGACGGGGTAACCGATGCCAATAATACGGCTGGTGACCGCTTCGGAACCCATAGAGCAGAGGATGTTTTAACCCCATTTGTTAATGCGCCTTTGCCTCAAGACATCAACAAGTCCATTCGTCAGCACTTGAAAGATTTTATCGGGGAAAACTCACAATTTGATGACATCACCGTACTGACCATTCAATTCAACGGCAATTAA
- a CDS encoding sensor histidine kinase has product MKNLLSTYQQPNSLGQIAVFARGITMWLLLLWGGGAWGQYNKQATEKGIPLSRMFNPKQYNAHGQNFAVAQDKRGLMYFGNFAGVLEYDGVSWRTIPTQNITKVSALCVSEFGRVFVGGKGEFGYLKPDSTGTLYFESLSKAIKTSFGQILNIFQTKAGVYFISQEYVFLLTSKGLKEFRVKGTILSSFYENQKIILFLKNGGPQFLEGQNLIPIAKTALTPTLFDLTAVFPLENNEFLLLTSSQGLFKLSNNTIKVFDCEANSHLITNQTTAGTVLRNGQFAIGTLNAGIVIISKNGQIKNQIKDNDYLQNMLVNAMFTNRDGALWLALNNGIVQIDVDSPIEKFNEFSNLKGEVKAVVRANGRLYAGTLNGLFYIDNFNVRPVAALNAGCFDLAVAPNGLLAATNRGLFLVSERGAQQLTPFYSLCVYVSKINPSVIFVGQQNGLGMLNLAGGGRNYRLVGKTNEQIVGITEDEKGNLWLETLSDGVIKINAQTNEEKKYAAKDGLPPLSYNRITNTSKGLIAYNQKGIFRFQPQKDQFEPYNLFQTDSAATVYWNGKILEDGSGKIWTTRGDEKFITSYLPTGQPNKPYQATNTAFLPISDIPFNVIYPDHSNLIWFGGSEGLIRFDLNLSQEYQRPFSALIRKVTVKGEETLFNGYPTDTAAITDNLSVPKIQLEPKNNNIEFEFSAPSFNVNEVLSFQYYLENFDKVWSDWTTQSQKEYTNLPPGNYKFRVRARNIYGKQSEEAIVEFSIATPLYLKWWAIAAYILLIGALIYNSVRWRLRVLVREKLELENLIRERTEEVVTQKVELEQQSEELTTKNDQLEKIDFIVQAINTEINFANLFQTVLNRLKIIRNMDCASALIFNKETNGYQFKALYGFNELSTVESVQLRLEEAENRYIYEAIEVYEDIYFKNDISYEKLNTPIDSLVTPKSMIAIVIKVDNHIEGFITLENSVRSNAFDQRDFNMIKNLKEHLIAAYIKTRILEDLENTLSNLKNTQEELIRQERLASVGQLTKGIVDRILNPLNYINNFSESSTILIDELNELLEKNKASLNQDLQEEFEDSLTLLKNSITKIYDHGNSTTRIVKDMQKLLKEKSREFFETDLNYFIESRAKVIFHDFTQKNRDFNGELLIELEQQSLKTRILPPEFGDVLSNIIDNALYTLFEKSKINKNFSPQIKLTTTLINGEVQLRIKDNGKGIPQRDLNLIFSPFFTTKPTSKGTGLGLFMTKDIIELHKGKIELNSKEGEFTEVIITLPTLS; this is encoded by the coding sequence ATGAAAAACTTATTGTCAACCTATCAACAACCAAACAGTTTAGGCCAAATAGCTGTTTTTGCCCGTGGAATAACCATGTGGCTTTTGTTACTGTGGGGAGGTGGAGCGTGGGGACAATACAACAAACAGGCTACTGAAAAGGGAATACCCCTCAGCAGGATGTTTAATCCGAAACAATACAACGCCCACGGGCAAAACTTTGCCGTAGCGCAGGATAAACGGGGTTTAATGTATTTTGGAAATTTTGCGGGAGTGCTTGAGTACGATGGGGTTTCGTGGCGAACCATTCCCACCCAAAACATCACTAAAGTTTCGGCACTGTGTGTGAGTGAGTTCGGGCGGGTGTTTGTGGGCGGAAAAGGTGAGTTTGGGTATTTAAAACCAGATAGTACTGGAACGCTCTATTTTGAAAGTTTAAGCAAAGCCATTAAGACCTCCTTTGGCCAAATTCTGAATATATTTCAAACAAAGGCGGGTGTATATTTTATCTCACAAGAATACGTTTTTCTACTCACATCCAAAGGCCTCAAAGAATTTAGAGTAAAAGGCACCATTTTGTCTTCGTTTTATGAAAATCAAAAAATTATCTTATTTCTAAAAAACGGAGGGCCCCAGTTTTTGGAGGGCCAAAACTTGATTCCAATCGCAAAAACAGCCCTCACTCCTACGCTTTTTGACCTAACCGCCGTATTTCCATTAGAAAATAATGAGTTCTTGTTGCTAACGAGTAGCCAAGGGTTGTTTAAATTATCCAATAATACCATCAAAGTCTTTGATTGTGAAGCCAATAGCCATTTAATTACCAATCAAACTACCGCAGGAACTGTACTAAGAAATGGCCAATTCGCCATTGGAACCTTAAATGCTGGCATCGTCATTATTTCTAAAAATGGCCAAATAAAAAACCAAATAAAAGACAATGACTACCTGCAAAACATGCTCGTCAATGCCATGTTCACCAACCGTGACGGTGCCTTGTGGTTAGCCCTCAATAACGGTATTGTACAAATTGATGTGGACTCTCCTATTGAGAAATTCAATGAGTTTAGTAACTTGAAGGGCGAAGTAAAAGCCGTGGTAAGGGCCAATGGACGCTTATATGCAGGGACACTTAATGGCCTTTTTTACATCGACAATTTTAACGTCAGGCCCGTTGCCGCCCTCAATGCAGGCTGTTTTGACTTGGCTGTAGCCCCCAATGGGCTTCTGGCTGCCACCAACAGAGGCTTATTTTTAGTTTCAGAACGTGGTGCTCAGCAACTTACTCCTTTTTATTCGCTGTGTGTTTACGTATCTAAAATCAATCCGTCCGTCATTTTTGTGGGACAGCAAAATGGGCTGGGGATGTTAAACCTAGCGGGTGGTGGCCGAAACTACCGACTTGTCGGTAAAACCAACGAGCAAATAGTTGGGATAACAGAAGACGAAAAAGGGAATCTGTGGCTTGAAACGCTATCTGACGGTGTCATAAAAATCAATGCTCAAACCAACGAAGAAAAAAAGTACGCCGCCAAAGACGGCTTGCCTCCCTTGTCGTATAATCGCATCACCAACACCTCCAAAGGGCTTATTGCCTATAATCAAAAGGGAATTTTTCGGTTTCAACCGCAAAAAGACCAATTCGAGCCATACAATCTTTTTCAGACCGATAGCGCAGCAACTGTATATTGGAACGGAAAAATTTTGGAAGACGGGAGCGGAAAAATATGGACCACACGCGGCGACGAGAAATTTATTACATCCTACCTACCAACTGGTCAACCCAATAAGCCGTATCAGGCAACGAATACTGCATTTTTACCGATTTCTGATATACCTTTCAATGTTATTTATCCAGACCACTCAAATTTGATTTGGTTTGGAGGCTCAGAAGGATTGATTCGGTTTGATTTAAACCTTAGCCAAGAATACCAACGTCCATTTTCCGCATTAATTCGAAAAGTAACAGTCAAAGGCGAAGAGACACTTTTCAACGGTTACCCTACAGATACAGCCGCAATCACTGATAATTTGTCTGTGCCTAAAATTCAGTTAGAGCCCAAGAATAATAACATAGAATTTGAATTTTCAGCCCCGAGTTTTAACGTCAACGAAGTATTGAGCTTTCAATACTACCTCGAAAATTTTGATAAGGTATGGTCAGATTGGACTACGCAATCTCAAAAGGAATATACCAACCTTCCCCCTGGCAATTATAAATTTAGGGTAAGAGCTCGCAATATTTACGGAAAACAAAGTGAGGAAGCCATCGTAGAATTTTCGATAGCTACACCACTTTATTTAAAATGGTGGGCCATTGCGGCCTATATTTTGCTGATTGGAGCGCTTATTTATAACTCCGTTCGTTGGCGATTGCGGGTATTGGTTCGTGAAAAACTGGAACTCGAAAACCTCATTCGCGAACGTACCGAGGAAGTTGTGACCCAAAAAGTAGAGTTGGAACAACAATCTGAAGAGCTTACTACCAAAAATGACCAGCTTGAAAAAATCGATTTCATTGTTCAGGCCATCAACACTGAAATCAACTTTGCGAATTTGTTTCAAACCGTCTTAAATCGTTTGAAAATCATTCGTAACATGGACTGTGCTAGTGCCTTGATTTTCAATAAAGAAACCAATGGCTATCAGTTCAAAGCACTTTACGGGTTCAATGAACTATCGACAGTAGAATCTGTGCAATTACGCCTCGAAGAAGCCGAAAATCGCTATATTTACGAAGCCATTGAGGTCTACGAAGATATTTATTTTAAGAACGACATTAGTTATGAAAAACTAAATACCCCGATTGATTCGTTGGTGACTCCCAAATCCATGATAGCCATCGTCATCAAGGTAGATAATCACATTGAAGGTTTTATCACGCTCGAAAACTCCGTCCGCTCCAACGCGTTTGATCAAAGGGATTTCAACATGATTAAAAACTTAAAGGAACACCTGATTGCTGCTTACATCAAAACTCGCATTCTGGAAGACCTCGAAAACACCCTGAGTAATCTTAAAAATACCCAAGAGGAGTTGATTCGACAGGAACGTCTGGCTTCAGTGGGTCAATTGACAAAAGGAATTGTTGACCGAATTTTAAATCCGTTAAATTACATCAACAACTTTTCTGAATCTTCAACTATTTTGATTGATGAACTAAATGAGCTGCTCGAAAAAAACAAAGCGAGTCTCAATCAGGATTTGCAAGAAGAATTTGAAGATTCGTTGACACTACTTAAAAATAGTATTACTAAAATTTATGACCACGGAAACAGTACCACGCGCATTGTCAAGGACATGCAAAAATTGCTCAAAGAAAAATCACGTGAGTTTTTTGAAACAGATTTGAATTATTTTATTGAAAGCAGGGCCAAAGTCATTTTCCACGACTTTACTCAAAAAAACAGGGATTTTAATGGTGAATTACTCATCGAACTCGAACAACAATCGCTTAAAACACGGATTCTTCCACCTGAGTTTGGGGATGTTCTTTCCAATATAATAGATAACGCCCTCTACACTTTATTTGAAAAAAGTAAAATCAATAAAAATTTTTCCCCACAAATTAAATTAACGACTACATTAATCAACGGCGAAGTTCAGTTAAGAATCAAAGACAATGGTAAAGGAATACCACAACGTGATTTAAATCTAATTTTCAGTCCTTTCTTTACAACCAAACCCACCTCAAAAGGCACCGGATTGGGTCTTTTTATGACCAAAGACATCATTGAACTCCATAAAGGAAAAATAGAACTCAATTCCAAAGAGGGTGAGTTTACCGAAGTAATTATTACGTTACCAACGCTCAGCTAA
- a CDS encoding histidine kinase dimerization/phosphoacceptor domain -containing protein, with the protein MKKTLLKTLAFLFSFSVFSQNTLPDSSVKKILLLDNNLLKIRKLYNLAESVNNTDIRRAKRIFHLSYHIAKVNNHLEWIPKIEFNLGNAGANLSQPDSAFYYYNRALYAFQKQNNLKWEARIFGKICWVYNNLGNFEKALLYGFRALTIYQKLNDPIGIAKANSELAFVFFSQNKLEDAINYAQKAYDEQKQSNILRDLSTSAQILGDAWLQSGNIQKALAFHNESLAIRRLFNYDIDIALSLNSRANTYIKKRQYSSALADYNQSLQIAQRSGIYWLTSSVTGNIGQVYKLMEQYRDALPYLLENEKLLKKTFHSQQAVDNYKLLAEAYGQLNQYDSAFYFQKKASYIGDSLLRIQNSTQFSSLKTQYESEQKETQIALQNKQLSEDRIKLWALSSFLGLMLIGGLMLFRLIRTLRQRNKEKEYLIREIHHRVKNNLQVLSSLLHLQSRYIKDKVALEAIRESENRVEAMGLIHQKLYMGVNPGTVDMNDYLKNLGISLLDSFGLITTEQVKINYKLDQIYLDVDTAMIIGLIVNELLTNSLKYAFPEGRTGEIELSLCEENGKLCLQVKDNGIGSAKAPELNNGTAFGLNLVKILSKKLKGESKIIETTEGYSTFLQFEKVLGNRTVLGI; encoded by the coding sequence ATGAAAAAAACTTTACTCAAAACACTGGCTTTTTTGTTTAGTTTTTCGGTTTTTTCACAAAATACTCTCCCTGATAGTTCTGTGAAAAAGATTTTGTTATTGGATAATAACCTACTTAAAATCAGAAAATTATATAATTTAGCTGAATCTGTAAACAACACCGATATCAGAAGGGCAAAAAGAATCTTTCATCTTTCATACCATATTGCTAAAGTAAATAACCACCTAGAATGGATACCCAAAATTGAATTTAATCTAGGAAATGCTGGGGCGAATTTAAGCCAACCCGATTCTGCCTTTTATTACTACAATCGGGCTTTGTACGCATTCCAAAAACAAAATAATTTAAAATGGGAAGCCAGAATTTTTGGTAAAATCTGTTGGGTATATAACAATCTGGGCAATTTTGAAAAAGCGCTACTTTACGGATTTCGGGCGCTTACAATTTATCAAAAACTCAATGACCCCATTGGTATTGCAAAGGCTAATTCTGAATTAGCCTTCGTTTTTTTTTCTCAGAATAAATTGGAAGACGCAATCAATTATGCTCAAAAAGCGTACGATGAACAAAAACAATCAAATATTTTAAGGGACCTCTCCACATCGGCCCAAATTCTCGGGGATGCTTGGCTGCAGTCTGGTAACATTCAAAAAGCGTTGGCATTTCATAACGAAAGTCTAGCAATCAGGCGCCTCTTCAACTACGACATTGATATTGCTCTTTCACTGAATAGTAGAGCCAATACTTACATAAAAAAGCGACAATATTCATCCGCCCTAGCGGATTACAACCAAAGTCTTCAAATAGCCCAACGCAGCGGAATTTATTGGCTCACCTCATCGGTTACTGGCAATATTGGCCAGGTTTACAAACTGATGGAGCAATATCGAGATGCCTTGCCTTATCTCCTTGAAAATGAAAAACTTCTAAAAAAAACATTTCACTCCCAACAGGCTGTAGATAATTATAAACTTCTGGCCGAAGCCTATGGCCAGCTTAACCAATACGATTCTGCCTTCTACTTTCAAAAAAAAGCATCCTATATCGGTGACAGTCTGCTCCGTATTCAGAATAGCACTCAATTTTCGAGTTTAAAAACCCAATATGAATCCGAGCAGAAGGAGACTCAAATTGCCTTACAAAATAAGCAACTATCGGAAGATAGGATAAAACTTTGGGCTTTATCTTCCTTCCTTGGCCTCATGTTAATTGGTGGCCTGATGCTCTTCAGACTCATTCGTACATTGCGCCAGCGCAATAAAGAAAAGGAGTATCTGATAAGAGAAATTCATCACCGCGTGAAAAACAACCTTCAAGTTCTTTCCAGTTTATTGCATCTTCAAAGTAGATACATAAAAGATAAAGTGGCTTTGGAAGCCATTCGAGAAAGTGAAAACCGGGTGGAAGCGATGGGGCTGATTCACCAAAAATTATACATGGGAGTCAATCCAGGAACGGTTGATATGAACGATTATCTCAAAAATCTAGGTATTTCGTTATTGGATTCATTTGGCTTGATTACCACCGAACAAGTGAAGATTAATTATAAGCTAGATCAGATTTATTTAGACGTCGACACCGCCATGATTATTGGCCTCATTGTTAATGAATTATTAACCAATTCTCTTAAATATGCTTTCCCAGAGGGGCGAACAGGCGAGATTGAACTTTCATTATGTGAGGAAAATGGCAAACTCTGCCTTCAAGTAAAAGACAATGGTATTGGCTCCGCCAAAGCCCCAGAATTAAATAATGGAACCGCTTTTGGATTGAATCTGGTAAAGATTTTAAGTAAAAAACTCAAAGGAGAATCCAAAATCATTGAAACAACGGAAGGATACTCAACCTTTCTCCAATTTGAAAAGGTCTTGGGGAATCGCACGGTGTTAGGGATTTAA
- a CDS encoding sensor histidine kinase — MENDNKTIESEKKGELEHQENHQSEHDIEALKERYKQMNKLAEIGQLTAGILHEIQNPLNFVNNFSKLSIDLIREIKEIFDNRKDVQLTEEEEDLLFLLDQLYGLNQKIGENGGRITRIIQSMLAQTRTENKDAQFEPADLNVLLEEFTKLAYQGTRGEDRTFNVSLVFQLDAKVKMVKISATEISRVVLNLVNNACYAINEKLKLQIEGYAPQIIVTSKRLSDMVEIKIRDNGIGIPDSIKEKLFTPFFTTKPVGKGTGLGLALSRDIVNIMHRGTVSVDSEAGNFTEFTLQIPLTL, encoded by the coding sequence ATGGAAAATGACAATAAAACGATTGAGTCTGAAAAAAAAGGTGAATTAGAACACCAAGAAAATCACCAATCTGAGCATGACATTGAAGCCTTGAAGGAGCGGTATAAGCAAATGAATAAATTGGCAGAAATCGGTCAGTTAACGGCAGGAATTCTCCACGAAATTCAAAATCCGCTTAATTTTGTAAACAATTTTTCTAAACTCTCTATTGACCTGATTAGAGAAATAAAGGAGATTTTTGACAACCGAAAGGATGTTCAGCTAACCGAAGAGGAGGAGGATTTGCTTTTTTTACTTGACCAACTATATGGTCTCAATCAAAAAATCGGGGAAAATGGGGGTCGAATCACCCGCATCATTCAAAGTATGTTAGCCCAAACAAGAACTGAAAATAAAGATGCCCAATTTGAACCTGCTGATTTAAACGTTTTATTGGAAGAATTTACCAAACTTGCCTACCAAGGCACCCGAGGTGAGGACCGAACATTCAATGTGTCGTTGGTTTTCCAATTGGATGCGAAAGTAAAAATGGTAAAAATTTCCGCCACCGAAATCAGTCGGGTGGTCCTTAATTTGGTTAATAATGCCTGCTACGCCATCAACGAAAAACTCAAACTGCAGATTGAAGGGTACGCGCCTCAAATCATCGTCACTTCAAAACGGCTGAGTGATATGGTTGAGATAAAAATCAGAGACAACGGCATAGGAATTCCAGATTCAATTAAAGAAAAACTGTTTACACCTTTTTTTACGACTAAACCCGTTGGTAAAGGCACTGGATTAGGGTTAGCACTGAGCCGTGATATTGTAAATATAATGCACCGAGGCACGGTGAGTGTAGACTCTGAGGCGGGTAATTTTACCGAATTTACCCTTCAAATTCCCTTGACATTATGA
- a CDS encoding LytR/AlgR family response regulator transcription factor: MDAIQIVIVEDDAIIGADLQDRLEEMGYEVIGLFENGEDAYESIQKSSPDLLIMDVQLSGKWDGIETVRQISKKFQFPIIFLTGNSDEITFSKAKTTGPAAFLSKPYRGRDLKHAIELAIIQSAEKTKKMVDVVENESAYVLQDRLFVKVKNGMERLFFQDIQWVEANDYYCKVFTRTKEIQILQTLGKFSETLSNLSEFLRVHRSFIVNLNHVEQIGDLSLYIGKHQIPVSKSAREEIMGRLKKIS; this comes from the coding sequence ATGGATGCTATTCAAATCGTTATTGTTGAAGATGACGCAATAATTGGAGCAGACCTCCAAGACCGCCTTGAAGAAATGGGCTATGAAGTGATTGGGCTCTTCGAAAATGGTGAAGACGCTTATGAATCCATTCAAAAATCTTCGCCAGATTTACTAATCATGGATGTACAGCTGTCGGGAAAATGGGATGGAATTGAAACTGTAAGGCAGATTTCAAAAAAATTCCAATTCCCAATCATTTTTTTAACGGGAAATTCCGATGAAATCACCTTTTCAAAAGCAAAAACCACTGGTCCAGCGGCTTTTCTTTCAAAACCTTATCGTGGTCGGGATTTAAAACATGCTATTGAGTTGGCCATCATTCAATCGGCGGAGAAAACAAAAAAAATGGTTGATGTTGTAGAAAATGAAAGTGCCTACGTTCTTCAAGACCGGCTTTTTGTCAAAGTCAAAAACGGCATGGAACGTTTGTTTTTTCAGGACATCCAATGGGTCGAAGCCAACGATTATTACTGTAAAGTATTTACCCGAACCAAAGAGATTCAAATTTTACAAACCTTGGGTAAATTTAGTGAAACCCTCAGCAATCTATCTGAATTTTTGAGGGTGCACCGTTCTTTTATCGTTAATTTGAATCACGTTGAGCAAATTGGTGACCTTTCACTTTATATTGGTAAACATCAAATCCCCGTCAGCAAATCAGCCAGAGAGGAAATCATGGGACGTTTAAAGAAAATTTCTTAA